The sequence AATTTAACACTTCTAAATCCCTCAATGAGAAGGGTTTTTGCCTTATCAAGATTATCCTCTTTTATTCCTCCTTCTAGAATCTCCTCGGTTATTTTCAGGGTTTCTTCTTCCAGTCGTTTAAGGTCATCTGGGTCTGTTTTAAAAAAGGTTTTGTATCCTTCTTCTGTTAATTCAATATCGATTTTTTCTTTCAACTCTTCTAATATCTTACTCTCAGGCCTACCGGACTCTTTTTTTAAAACGTACACGGATTGAAAAATCTCCTTAATCTCTGCCATTACTTCTTCTGTTATTTTAGAATCCTGGGTGAATTTTTTAGGTACGGATTTAACTGCTTCTTCCTGTAATTTTCTAGTTGCCGGCAAATTTATTGTATCTTTAGGTGCTATGATGTCTTCTGGTGCAATATCTCCCACCTTTAAATCATATCTTTCAGGTGTAATGGAGGTAGCAATTATAGTATAAACTGACAAAAAAACGACAACCTGTATAACAGCAATTTGGAAGACAAAACTTCCTAAAATTCTTCCGAGAAGTGTATTACTAAAAAAGCCCTTAATCCCCTTAAAAATCATAATATAACAACCCCCTAGCCGGGAGACATCCCTTCTTCTCTTAACAGGTTGTATTCTTCATACGCCTTAATTATTTTTTGAACTAACTGATGCCTTACCACATCCTTATCTGTTAAATACACGAATGCTATACCGGGAATATCCTTTAATATAACCCTTACTTCTTCAAGGCCCGAATACTTCCCTTTAGGAAGATCCACCTGGGTTATGTCTCCAGTTATTACTGCTTTAGAACCGAAGCCCATTCTGGTTAAAAACATTTTCATTTGTTCCGTTGTAGTGTTCTGAGCTTCATCAAGTATTATGAAAGAATCATCCAGTGTTCTACCCCGCATATATGCTAAAGGAGCAACCTCTATCATACCCCGCTCCATATATTTTTGATACGTATCCCCTCCCATGATATCGTAAAGGGCATCATATAAGGGCCTTAAGTAAGGGTCTACTTTTTCTTGGAGATCTCCCGGCAAAAAGCCTAATTTCTCCCCTGCCTCTACTGCAGGTCTGGTAAGGATTATCCTGTTAACTTCTTTATTTTTAAAGGCAGTAACAGCCATGGCCATGGCAAGGTAGGTTTTCCCCGTTCCGGCCGGACCAATTCCGAAAACTATATCATTATTTCTTATCGCTTCTGTATATATTTTTTGCCCCAGGGTTTTAGGTTTAATTTTTTTCCCCCTTGCTGTAATACATATGATGTCATCCATCAATTCCATCATACTACCACCATCTCCACCTTTAGCAAGGGATACAGCATAACGGATATCATGGTTTGTCAGAGTATGACCGTTTTCCCATACCTCTATCAGCCCTTTTAATAGTTTTTCTGTTTCTCTTACCCTGTCTTCTTCTCCAAAGATTATAATATTGTTATCTCTTATTACTATTTCCACATCCATTTCTTTTTCAATAAACATTATGTTTTCGTCCTGTTTTCCGAACAGATTAATCATTTCTTGTATATTATTAGTTTGAATGGAAATTCTTGATTCACTTGTTTTTTTGTCCAAATACGTTTTACCTCCCTTGGGATTATAATTTTACCGTAGAAACAAACTGGTAAAAACCGATACAGCCGAGTTACGGTTTTATTTTTTGCTTTACACCTATTTCTTCTATAGTTTCAACCATAACCCTTACCTCTAATGCTTTACTTTTTTCTATTGGAAACTTTTCAAAGAACTTAGTCTTAATTATTGAACTTTCGGGTATTCGCTCCTTTAATCTCTGTTCCAGGATATCTTTTCCCTTTTTGAAAGCTCCTTCAATACCTATAAATACCTTTTCCTTTTCAACTTCATATTGTTTTTCAATAATTAATTCGACAGGGATACGGAGATTCCTCCAACCTAGAACTATTTTACGGGTAATTTCAGTATCGTAGTCTTCAAAAACAGGGCCAATCCTCTTAAGGTCCATTTCACCATTGCTGCTACTTATTTTTATTACAAATGATGTCCTTCCCGTCCTGGTCTCTTGTAATTCTATCAGTGGAACCTCTAGTTTTTCGCTATAAATCACCCTGGCTTTAACCAATCCCTTAGCATGAACAAGGTAGGGCTCAATGCCTTCTTCATCAACAAAACCCGAAATGATAATTTGACCCTCTTCTACTAAATCACCTTTTTCAACAACCCTTCGCCCTCTAAGCACTACTATATCCTCTATAATCCCTTTTTTTGAAGCAACTATATTGCATGGAGCGCTTTCATCCAGTTCTGGCGGGAGTTTCTTTTCCACAATAGTTATAATCGCCTTTGTACCCTTAATTTTTACATCTGCCCATGCGATATCTGAATTTGACAAAATCAGGTTATCTTCTATGTATTTAGGGTCAATGATGCATTTTAATGTTCCCACTTTTAATCCCAAATTTTCTATATTTTTAACTATGTCCTGTTTTCCTATATTTTCTATACCTATAACCTCAATATCCCATATAATAGAAGATAATCCATACTGTATTATAAAAAATAACAAAATCCCAAATAAAAAAAACTTTCTTTTTAATAGTTTTATTAACAAAAAAGGAAGACCTCTCTTCTTTATAATAAAAACCCGGGATTTAGTTTTTCTCGCAATATGCCGAATGTTTTTGAACTCCTGTATGGAAATCTTGGCTTCTATTACATTAGAATCAATCTTTACTACATCCCATAGGGGAATCTTATGGAAGATAGTTAAATTTATAAACCTTTCCAGGGCAGAACCTTTAATCTTTATAATAACATATCCCTTAAAATAATTCCACAGTTTTAAAACAAGCATAATTATCCCCCTTCTCCTTCTATTTCTACCCTGTGAATTGTCCCTTCTACCATAATTTCTTCTATGTAAATCGATTTAATTTTTAAATCATTTCCATTAATGACCAGTTCTCCTATTCGTGTATTTATTCTTATTTTTTCCTTTGTATATTCAATAACTCCTTTATGATTTTCTATACTAAGTTGGATATTACCTAAAAAAGTCATTTTAGGAAGACCCATAGTTATATCCTTAGGGAGCTCAAGATATTCTGAAATTACGCAGTTAATGTTTTTAAAGGGCTGTTTCAATGTTCTCATCTCACTTTCAGGATTTCTTTTAATAATCTATGCTAAGGTTTTCTAAAAATTACATAAAAAAAAAGGCTTAATAAGCCTTTTTAATTATCTTTAAAGACAGGTCTATACGGTTTCTTTGCTCTTGGAGGTCCCAGGACTTCTGACATAACAACCCCATTTAAAATGGCGACCTCGTCTGAAAAATTCCCCATTAATTTTCTTCTTTTTCTCGTTATTTTGCTTAATTTCGGGGCCCTTTCGATTTTAAAATTTTTTTCTTTTAAATAATTATTTTTGTTGACTGTCTCGCCTATATAAACCCTTTTAGAATCACGTTTTTCCTGAAAGTCCATCATGTTTGATGAATGGAACTGCCTATCTACTGGTTTTATAGATTCTGTCATCAGTTCTTTAGGTTTTTTCTGACCTTTAGGTAGCCTCTGATAATTACCTCGTTTCTGAAACCCTCTCCTTAAAAGGGGTATCCCTATAATAATCAGTAAAGGAACAATATCCCCTAAATCCATAAGTGATCACCCCATTTATTCATCTCTAATATTCTTATCTCTTGAGTCCCCTTCCTTCTCTGCCCCTAATTTTGAAATTGATTCCCTCATCTGCGTATCTGCAAGAAGGTTTTTCATATTGTAGTAATCCATTACTCCAAGCTTACCCTGCCTTAAGGCTTCTGCCATAGCTTTTGGCACCTCCGCTTCTGCTTCTACTACCTTCGCCCTCATTTCCTGAACCATAGCCTTCATTTCCTGCTCCTTGGCCACAGCCATCGCCCTTCTCTCTTCTGCTTTAGCTTGGGCAATTCGCTTGTCGGCTTCAGCCTGATCAGTTTGGAGTTGTGCTCCTATATTCCTTCCTACATCTACATCTGCAATATCTATAGACAGGATTTCAAAGGCCGTCCCGGCATCCAACCCCTTATTTAAAACCGTCCTTGATATTGAATCAGGATTTTCAAGAACCTCTTTGTGTGTATTGGCAGAACCTACTGTTGTTACTATGCCTTCCCCCACCCTAGCTATAATGGTTTCTTCTCCAGCTCCACCTACAAGCCGGTCTATATTAGCCCTCACAGTAACCCGTGCTTTGGCTTTAACTTCAATGCCATCTTTTGCTACAGCAGCAACTATAGGGGTTTCAATCACCCTTGGATTAACACTCATCTGAACAGCCTGGAGCACATCGCGACCAGCCAGGTCTATGGCAGCTGCCCGTTCAAACCCTAAAGGTATGTCTGCCCTTTGGGCTGCAATCAGAGCATTAACTACCCTATCCACATTACCTCCTGCCAAATAATGGGCTTCAAGTTTATTAACCCCAATATCCAGGCCGGCCTTTGTAGCTTTAATCATCGGATTGACAATTTTAGCCGGCGGCACTCTTCTTAATCGCATACCTATAAGGGTAAAAATCCCTATTTTAACCCCTGCTGCAAGAGCAGAAATCCACAATCCTATAGGGATAAAACTTAATATTATCGATGCAGCTATAAAGATTAAACCAACAACTACAATTAAGAAGATTAACTCACCCATAAAAAACCCTCCTTGAATTTTTTTTGTCATGTCTCTTCCCTTACAACTATTTTCGACCCTTCAATTTTCACCACCTTGACCTTCTTATTTGAACCAACAAATCCGCCCTCTGATAATACATCCATCCTGATACCATCAAATTCAGCGGTACCTGCAGGGCGCAGTGGGGTAATAGTTGTTCCTACACGCCCTAACAAAGTCTGATTTTCGGCAGAAACTTTATAACCGGAATCTTTATCCTGCTTTAATGATAATATCAGGTTATCGAATAGTTTGCTCCTGGTTAGGAACCTAAAAATGAAAAATAATATAATAATGCTGGCAATGAATGAAAAGGTTAAAGATATTAAAGCCTGTTCAATACTTACAGAAGCAGCTATAATGCTCCCGATAATACCTATTATTCCAAGGATTCCAAATACTCCAAAGCCAGGCACAAGGGCTTCGATTAAGAGAAATATAATACCTAAAAGGAAGAATACGATAGATTCCCATCCCGCCAGGCCTGCTATCATATGGCCGCCGAAAAACAATGCAAGGGAAATGAGACCTATTATACCGGGGAACCCAAACCCGGGAGTTAATATTTCCGTTATTATTCCTACAAAACCGATAGTCAATAGAATAGGGCTGACAAAGGGGCTTGTAACAAAACTAGCAATTTTTTCCGCCAGTGAAGGAGTTAGTTCCTTAACAGATTTATCTGTTAAACTTAAATGTTTCAGCACATCGGCCCTATTATTCACAATTTCATCCGCTAGCTTTAACTCCTTAGCCTGAACCGCTGTAAGGGAAAGAATTTTCCCTTTTTGTATCAGATCAGGAATCTCAATATCAGCATCAGCCATAGCGGCAACTAAATCGGGATCTCTACCCGTTCTTTCAGCAGCGCTCCTTAATTTTGAAGTCCAATAGGAAATTACCTTTTCTTCTTTGGGTCTAGGTTCTGCTGCTCCTATTGTGCTCCCCGGTACCATAAATACCTTATCACACGATATAGTTATGAGAACTCCGGCAGAAGTAGCTTCTCCATTAACCAGGGCTATTGTAGGTATCTGTGTTTCCATTATCATTTCGCTAATATCTATAGCAGCATCAATTAAACCTCCAGGAGTATTTATTTCAAATACAATCGCTGAAGCACGTTCTGTGTTCGCTTCCCTTATACTCCTTTCTATAAAACGGGCCAACCCCGGGTCAACTACACCTTTCACCGGGATTACGTATATATCACCACTTAATGTTTTAATTGTTTTTTCAGCTTCTGCAACGTTCCCTACAACAAAAATTACTAATATGATAACTGCTGTTACTATAATAGTAAATATTTTTTTCATGCTTACCCCACCTCGGATATTTTATAAAACCCTATCTATTATTATACCTTTAAGAACATAAATAAGAAAGCATTATTTTATCAATAAAAGACTTGGCATCTTTTAAGATCCCAAGTCTTAGTTATTATTGTAACAACTGTTTAACTATTTTATTAACCAAACTGCCATCCGCTCTTCCTTTTAATTGGGGCATCAGTTTTCCCATAACTTTACCCATGTCCTTTAGGCTGTTAGCTCCCAATTCCATTATTGTTTGACGAACTATATCTTCTATTTCCGTTTCTGTCAACTGTTTAGGGAGATATTCCATAAGTACGTCTATTTCCCTTTGTATTTTCTCAACAAGATCAGGACGGTTGCCCTTTTCAAATTCCGGTAATGATTCTTTCCTTTGTTTAACTTCCCTAGCCAGGACCTCAATTACTTCCCCTTCCTCTAATTCCCTCATTTTCTCCTTTTCAGCGTTTAATATAGCAGCTCTTGCCATTCGGATGACTGATAATCTATCTTTATCTTTATTTTTCATAGACTCTTTCATATCATTAAGCAATCTGTCTTTCAGGGACATTTATGATCCCCCTTTTTATTTAAACTTTCTGCGTCGGGCTGCTTCGGATTTCTTCTTCCTTCTTACACTCGGTTTTTCATAATGTTCCCTTTTCCTTATTTCTGATAAAACCCCGGCTTTTTGGCACTTGCGTTTAAATCTCCTAAGGGCATTATCAAGGGATTCATTTTCTCTTACCCTAATTTCTGCCATAAT is a genomic window of Koleobacter methoxysyntrophicus containing:
- a CDS encoding PhoH family protein: MDKKTSESRISIQTNNIQEMINLFGKQDENIMFIEKEMDVEIVIRDNNIIIFGEEDRVRETEKLLKGLIEVWENGHTLTNHDIRYAVSLAKGGDGGSMMELMDDIICITARGKKIKPKTLGQKIYTEAIRNNDIVFGIGPAGTGKTYLAMAMAVTAFKNKEVNRIILTRPAVEAGEKLGFLPGDLQEKVDPYLRPLYDALYDIMGGDTYQKYMERGMIEVAPLAYMRGRTLDDSFIILDEAQNTTTEQMKMFLTRMGFGSKAVITGDITQVDLPKGKYSGLEEVRVILKDIPGIAFVYLTDKDVVRHQLVQKIIKAYEEYNLLREEGMSPG
- the yqfD gene encoding sporulation protein YqfD; the protein is MLVLKLWNYFKGYVIIKIKGSALERFINLTIFHKIPLWDVVKIDSNVIEAKISIQEFKNIRHIARKTKSRVFIIKKRGLPFLLIKLLKRKFFLFGILLFFIIQYGLSSIIWDIEVIGIENIGKQDIVKNIENLGLKVGTLKCIIDPKYIEDNLILSNSDIAWADVKIKGTKAIITIVEKKLPPELDESAPCNIVASKKGIIEDIVVLRGRRVVEKGDLVEEGQIIISGFVDEEGIEPYLVHAKGLVKARVIYSEKLEVPLIELQETRTGRTSFVIKISSSNGEMDLKRIGPVFEDYDTEITRKIVLGWRNLRIPVELIIEKQYEVEKEKVFIGIEGAFKKGKDILEQRLKERIPESSIIKTKFFEKFPIEKSKALEVRVMVETIEEIGVKQKIKP
- the yqfC gene encoding sporulation protein YqfC, encoding MKQPFKNINCVISEYLELPKDITMGLPKMTFLGNIQLSIENHKGVIEYTKEKIRINTRIGELVINGNDLKIKSIYIEEIMVEGTIHRVEIEGEGG
- the floA gene encoding flotillin-like protein FloA (flotillin-like protein involved in membrane lipid rafts), giving the protein MGELIFLIVVVGLIFIAASIILSFIPIGLWISALAAGVKIGIFTLIGMRLRRVPPAKIVNPMIKATKAGLDIGVNKLEAHYLAGGNVDRVVNALIAAQRADIPLGFERAAAIDLAGRDVLQAVQMSVNPRVIETPIVAAVAKDGIEVKAKARVTVRANIDRLVGGAGEETIIARVGEGIVTTVGSANTHKEVLENPDSISRTVLNKGLDAGTAFEILSIDIADVDVGRNIGAQLQTDQAEADKRIAQAKAEERRAMAVAKEQEMKAMVQEMRAKVVEAEAEVPKAMAEALRQGKLGVMDYYNMKNLLADTQMRESISKLGAEKEGDSRDKNIRDE
- a CDS encoding NfeD family protein, which codes for MKKIFTIIVTAVIILVIFVVGNVAEAEKTIKTLSGDIYVIPVKGVVDPGLARFIERSIREANTERASAIVFEINTPGGLIDAAIDISEMIMETQIPTIALVNGEATSAGVLITISCDKVFMVPGSTIGAAEPRPKEEKVISYWTSKLRSAAERTGRDPDLVAAMADADIEIPDLIQKGKILSLTAVQAKELKLADEIVNNRADVLKHLSLTDKSVKELTPSLAEKIASFVTSPFVSPILLTIGFVGIITEILTPGFGFPGIIGLISLALFFGGHMIAGLAGWESIVFFLLGIIFLLIEALVPGFGVFGILGIIGIIGSIIAASVSIEQALISLTFSFIASIIILFFIFRFLTRSKLFDNLILSLKQDKDSGYKVSAENQTLLGRVGTTITPLRPAGTAEFDGIRMDVLSEGGFVGSNKKVKVVKIEGSKIVVREET
- a CDS encoding GatB/YqeY domain-containing protein gives rise to the protein MSLKDRLLNDMKESMKNKDKDRLSVIRMARAAILNAEKEKMRELEEGEVIEVLAREVKQRKESLPEFEKGNRPDLVEKIQREIDVLMEYLPKQLTETEIEDIVRQTIMELGANSLKDMGKVMGKLMPQLKGRADGSLVNKIVKQLLQ
- the rpsU gene encoding 30S ribosomal protein S21, producing the protein MAEIRVRENESLDNALRRFKRKCQKAGVLSEIRKREHYEKPSVRRKKKSEAARRRKFK